In one window of Zingiber officinale cultivar Zhangliang chromosome 11A, Zo_v1.1, whole genome shotgun sequence DNA:
- the LOC122030823 gene encoding cysteine protease XCP1-like: MSMATSITANLALFLLCINLINIMSSALPPDFSILGYSDEDLTSPDKLIHLFELWMSKHSKSYSSLEEKLMRLELFEDNLKHIDETNRKQRSYWLGLNAFADMSQDEFKAKYLGLNQIGVPRSRGSSSVFRYENAGDLPKSVDWRKKGAVTRVKDQGQCGSCWAFSTVAAVEGINQIVTGNLTSLSEQELIDCSSENNGCNGGLMDYAFSYIASTKGLHAEEDYPYLMEEGTCEQKKADLEVVTISGYEDVPENSEESLMKALAHQPVSVAIEASGRDFQFYSGGVYDGHCGSELDHGVAAVGYGSSKGQDYIVVKNSWGSRWGEKGYIRMKRNTGRIEGLCGINKMASYPTKDQ; the protein is encoded by the exons atgtccatggccacctccATCACCGCCAACCTCGCCCTTTTCCTGCTCTGCATCAACCTCATAAATATTATGAGCTCCGCCCTTCCCCCCGACTTCTCCATCCTCGGCTATTCCGACGAAGACTTGACCTCCCCTGACAAGCTCATCCACCTCTTCGAGCTGTGGATGTCCAAGCACAGCAAATCGTACTCCTCTCTGGAGGAGAAGCTGATGAGGCTCGAGCTCTTCGAGGACAACCTGAAGCACATCGACGAGACTAACAGGAAGCAAAGAAGCTACTGGCTCGGGCTCAATGCGTTTGCCGACATGAGCCAGGATGAGTTCAAGGCGAAGTATCTCGGACTGAATCAAATCGGTGTGCCAAGAAGCAGAGGTTCAAGCTCTGTCTTTCGGTACGAGAACGCCGGCGACTTGCCCAAGTCCGTCGACTGGAGGAAGAAAGGTGCAGTGACCCGTGTTAAGGACCAAGGCCAATGCG GAAGCTGCTGGGCTTTCTCCACTGTGGCTGCTGTGGAAGGCATAAACCAGATAGTCACCGGGAACTTAACATCTCTCTCTGAGCAAGAATTGATCGACTGTAGCAGTGAAAACAATGGATGCAATGGAGGACTCATGGACTATGCCTTCTCCTACATCGCGTCGACCAAGGGACTGCACGCCGAAGAGGACTACCCTTACCTGATGGAAGAAGGCACTTGTGAGCAAAAGAAGGCTGATCTGGAGGTGGTCACCATCAGTGGCTACGAGGATGTGCCGGAGAACAGCGAAGAGAGCCTGATGAAGGCGCTGGCGCACCAACCTGTGAGCGTCGCCATTGAAGCTTCGGGCAGAGACTTCCAGTTCTACAGTGGG GGAGTGTATGATGGGCACTGTGGGAGTGAGCTCGATCATGGGGTGGCGGCGGTAGGGTATGGGTCGTCGAAGGGGCAAGACTACATCGTCGTGAAGAACTCGTGGGGTTCGCGGTGGGGAGAAAAGGGTTACATAAGAATGAAGAGGAACACCGGAAGAATTGAAGGCCTGTGTGGGATCAACAAAATGGCTTCTTATCCAACTAAAGATCAATGA